GTTGGATGATAGTAAAATTGAAAATGTTTCAGGGGGCTATGAAACAGGGTGCGGCCTCAGACTGATATATAAAGACAGCACTTACTATGCTTATATTGATTCAGTTGATAAAGACAGGCTGATAGAAAGTGCCAGAGTGGTAAAATCCGCAATCAGCAATTTCAGAAAAATCAATGTTTTAAATCTTGAGGAAAGAAAAAACAGCTATAGAGCAAGAATTCTTCAATACCCCAATTTTGTTGATCCCCGAAAGAAGGCAGACTATCTTCTGTCTGCGGATAAAGCCGCAAGAGAAGTGTCGGATAAGATCATCCAGGTCAGTTCTGTAATGAATGATGTCGAGGAATACGAGTTTATTGCAAATTCAGAAGGTTATTTTTGTGAAAACAAATCAGTAAAAACATTTATGGCTGTCAGTGTGATTGCAGTAAAATCCGGTGAAATAAGGACAGGGTACAAATCATATGCTCTCACCAGAGGGATGGAAATTTTTAAAAAAAAGAAACCGGAAGATATTGCAAGAGAGGCTGCCGCAATAGCAGTAACAATGCTTGATGCAGTTGATGCGCCGACAGGAACAATGCCGGTTATCATTGGCCCCGGTTTTGGAGGAGTAATATTCCATGAAGCATGCGGGCACAGCCTTGAAGCTGATGCAGTTGTAAAAGATGCTTCTGTTTTTAAAAACAAAATCGGAAAAAAGATTGCATCCGAATGTGTAAATGCCATAGACGATGCTACTTTGAAGCATCACTGGGGTTCTTATAAATTTGACGGTGAAGGATATCCTTCGGGAAGAAATCTTTTGATAAAGGGAGGAGTCCTTCTTTCATATCTTACTGATTATAAATCTGCAAAAAAAATGGGAATTCCACTTTCCGGAAATGCCAGGAGACAGTCTTACAGGGATATCCCTTATCCAAGGATGAGCAATACTTTTATAGATGCCGGTAAGGACAAGCCGGAAGATATTATCAAAAGCATCGATGATGGAATATACGCAAAAGAATTTTCCGGAGGACAGGTTGATCCTGCGACAGGTGATTTTGTTTTTGGAATAAGCGAAGGATATATTGT
The nucleotide sequence above comes from Actinomycetota bacterium. Encoded proteins:
- a CDS encoding TldD/PmbA family protein, yielding MISKKTVKKILNLLLESGGDFADLFIQSRISNNLRLDDSKIENVSGGYETGCGLRLIYKDSTYYAYIDSVDKDRLIESARVVKSAISNFRKINVLNLEERKNSYRARILQYPNFVDPRKKADYLLSADKAAREVSDKIIQVSSVMNDVEEYEFIANSEGYFCENKSVKTFMAVSVIAVKSGEIRTGYKSYALTRGMEIFKKKKPEDIAREAAAIAVTMLDAVDAPTGTMPVIIGPGFGGVIFHEACGHSLEADAVVKDASVFKNKIGKKIASECVNAIDDATLKHHWGSYKFDGEGYPSGRNLLIKGGVLLSYLTDYKSAKKMGIPLSGNARRQSYRDIPYPRMSNTFIDAGKDKPEDIIKSIDDGIYAKEFSGGQVDPATGDFVFGISEGYIVKKGTLCEPIKGATLIGNGPDILKKIAMVGNNLEFSPGFCGKNGQSIANEVGQPTILVSSITVGGTQIQ